A region of Anopheles merus strain MAF chromosome 2R, AmerM5.1, whole genome shotgun sequence DNA encodes the following proteins:
- the LOC121588540 gene encoding homeotic protein female sterile-like isoform X4: MMADTSTNNGGVAAGSPSVVGGGSGGALDPNVIPQWKKELIQRRKNLAKTIGAVATQVHDSASTVAAAISASGSSPVLAHPRTPTGGFPVGSPFYAGTKENQPTNTSTPLDGTVPDSETEHDSHGTAVQTVDSSNDSLPPSVNAHTAAAAAAAAAVTSPTTAPGSFMGVHFAANEHLQQQHHQHQQQARGVGSSSVGVLRASEAVAVVVQPSSSASGSSPTSVPTANGAHSHSNAGSEHSGSSAAIATNRTGSSGTNSSVIAERESSSTVCSSGGPGTHTTSGIGSGSSSSSTSVKSLVSGANGSAQQQQQHGNAREGGVAARKMVAATAAEEIVVVYEKSSVLGGLADATGGGGGGIGGGGVGAGGITAIGDAGEELKYGPGIVSRLRCRYLSLALRQSVAKQRPSLNSMRRATSLNNLLDEESEDLSEREQSIGSEGTGQGGGPHQQQQQQQKKYQSQNYHYQHHQQQQQQHREQYANENGNNHNHNHQQQQLHPTVVLQPPYQKQPQHHFAPKQQPWIQQQQQLHKEEEGGGAVKVAPFLRGVQNSYTRASRQVEKKNEYNRYTKHHRGAGGADAVLLKRARSVEALVRYDHKAWERDGVSPVVGPAAAAAAVTTTAAAAAVAAAPTPAALAVSPTAEVGSNVIILDEIAQAPTTAQATVLPAGGGSEGHATTNGISSSVSPTATMLMNGGKGGAAGGGTAATPTELPLLVSDCVTIEEKIINGREKGDPKPKRLTSIIDADERPPPDVVKQTMKIFEANANRRGGRGVNGSTNGGSDVATKVASYRSIIISGSATAGATTAAAAVGPGEKPPITHPKPPLSPKKPNIMPRTASPKQQQQQQPHQVTAAKPPPTPKSLEAVNNLKNAPATAAPIVAVKNNNKAPIGGGGGGATSESTPPSPPARSKHTAAALNGVGIGVAVSKNMQSNGGDDDDGTQSADPTADAKTTNALKNGVGTVRDHHQHHDSNSSSSSNGTTQTAAAVTPSAKQSAPGSDGGNGGSGHQHKHNGNTALEAAAVPSAASSPTTGICDSPSIQQLTTKLGSLHLATSTPTGAANGSAVSVQDRRNLEYVTSDEEEDDDEDGEEGKGDNVDGENERGRRSNSSRSYQVNPESSESEDARDGAASGGSENDADDDEEAELDDDEERSVRKISRTAMENIARAGTTTQFRFNGAVKSYLPGGAMGKPAAPAPSTKAPAPPIPMSRESLAGKANGASTAAAVQAIEVSGRLPPEGAANNSVNGVGGGGSAKQHSSGSTGALLQQGGVGSVGSSTAPSPPSLTRREIEKNQINREKSGEPAVPAAAASSGTNSINGSVASGGGVQVASANNNNNNANNANSSGASGGGAKQTSAVDSTTSFVAKWGTGGVVGTGVAAVATAGQSSPLAGLVPVRKKTKPPPSHQQEGTNTMVFNFSDRKDVPDYIENDGVIIRPRPRELPKPGESGFVVLGDLTLETSTDPDDAWAAGPPSPCNGEFANAYIVINGKSSMRNKTSRSNNKFKIQFDDSLTSTYEYPSETSLLEETNGFDGVDNGTDTNGASAFADNGLLSHTNKLLSSVPLDIHSGITS, from the exons atgATGGCCGATACGTCCACCAACAACGGTGGTGTGGCCGCCGGGTCGCCCTCGGTGGTGGGCGGTGGCAGCGGCGGTGCCCTCGACCCGAACGTCATCCCCCAGTGGAAGAAGGAGCTGATCCAGCGGCGCAAGAACCTGGCCAAAACGATCGGTGCCGTCGCGACACAGGTGCACGATTCGGCGTCGACCGTAGCGGCGGCTATATCGGCTTCCGGCTCGTCGCCGGTGCTGGCCCATCCGCGCACACCGACCGGTGGGTTCCCCGTGGGCAGTCCGTTCTATGCCGGAacgaaag AAAATCAacccacaaacacaagcacCCCGCTCGATGGTACAGTGCCCGACAGCGAAACTGAGCACGATAGCCACGGCACCGCAGTGCAAACCGTAGACAGCAGTAATGATTCCCTTCCACCTTCCGTTAATGctcacacagcagcagcagcagcagcagcagcagctgtaaCATCCCCCACAACAGCCCCCGGTTCGTTCATGGGAGTTCATTTCGCGGCGAATGAAcatctgcagcagcaacaccaccaacaccagcagcaggcgcGCGGCGTCGGCAGTAGTAGTGTTGGTGTGCTGCGTGCCAGCGAAGCCGTAGCAGTGGTGGTGCAGCCGTCCTCGTCGGCAAGTGGATCATCGCCAACGTCGGTCCCGACGGCTAACGGAGCTCATTCGCATTCCAATGCCGGTTCGGAACACAGCGGCAGTAGTGCTGCCATCGCAACGAACCGCACGGGCTCCTCCGGCACCAATAGCAGCGTGATCGCCGAGCGTGAAAGTTCGTCCACCGTGTGCAGTAGTGGCGGTCCAGGTACGCATACGACCAGTGGCAttggcagtggcagcagcagcagcagcaccagcgtcAAATCATTGGTGTCCGGTGCGAACGGTtcagcgcagcagcagcagcagcacggtaaCGCGAGGGAGGGCGGCGTCGCAGCCAGGAAGATGGTCGCAGCCACGGCCGCGGAGGAGATCGTCGTCGTCTACGAAAAGAGTTCCGTGCTCGGTGGCCTGGCAGATGCaactggcggtggtggtggcggcatcggtggtggcggcgttGGCGCGGGCGGTATCACTGCGATCGGCGATGCCGGTGAGGAGCTAAAGTACGGGCCAGGTATTGTGTCACGGTTGCGCTGCCGCTACCTGAGTCTGGCCCTGCGCCAGTCCGTCGCGAAGCAGCGCCCGTCGCTGAACAGTATGCGCCGTGCGACCAGCCTCAACAACCTGCTGGACGAGGAGAGCGAAGATCTGAGCGAACGGGAACAGTCGATCGGCAGCGAGGGTACGGGCCAGGGTGGTGGAccgcatcaacagcagcagcagcagcagaagaaatATCAATCGCAGAATTATCActaccaacaccaccaacagcagcagcagcagcatcgcgaACAGTACGCCAACGAAAACGGCAACAATCATAACCAtaaccatcagcagcagcagcttcatcCAACGGTAGTTCTGCAGCCACCGTACCAGAAGCAGCCGCAGCACCATTTCGCCCCGAAACAACAGCCGTggattcagcagcagcagcagctgcacaaggaggaggagggtggTGGTGCGGTCAAGGTGGCACCGTTTCTGCGCGGCGTGCAAAACAGTTATACGCGAGCGAGCCGCCAGGTGGAGAAGAAGAACGAGTACAATCGCTACACCAAGCATCATCGCGGTGCTGGCGGTGCCGACGCGGTCCTGCTCAAGCGTGCTCGCTCAGTCGAGGCTCTGGTGCGCTACGATCACAAGGCCTGGGAGCGGGACGGCGTTAGCCCAGTCGTcggaccagcagcagcagcagcagcagtaacaacaacggcagcagcagcagcagtcgcagCAGCCCCAACGCCGGCGGCCCTTGCCGTGTCGCCCACTGCCGAGGTGGGCAGCAATGTGATCATACTGGACGAGATCGCACAGGCACCGACGACAGCACAGGCGACAGTACTGCCAGCTGGCGGTGGCAGCGAGGGGCACGCTACGACCAACGGTATTTCCAGTTCGGTCTCACCGACCGCCACGATGCTGATGAACGGTGGCAAGGGTGGCGCCGCTGGTGGTGGCACTGCTGCCACACCGACCGAGCTGCCGCTGCTGGTCAGCGATTGCGTGACGATCGAGGAGAAGATCATCAACGGGCGCGAGAAGGGCGACCCGAAACCGAAGCGGCTGACCTCGATCATCGACGCTGACGAGCGGCCACCGCCGGACGTGGTCAAGCAGACGATGAAGATCTTCGAGGCGAACGCGAACCGGCGCGGTGGACGGGGCGTTAACGGGTCCACCAATGGTGGTTCCGACGTGGCGACCAAGGTGGCCAGCTACCGATCGATCATCATCTCCGGATCGGCGACGGCCGGGGCCACCACGGCGGCGGCTGCCGTCGGGCCGGGCGAGAAACCACCCATCACCCATCCGAAGCCACCGCTCAGTCCCAAAAAGCCAAATATCATGCCGCGCACCGCTAgtccgaagcagcagcagcagcagcagccgcatcaGGTCACCGCCGCTAAGCCTCCGCCAACTCCCAAATCGCTCGAAGCTGTCAACAACCTCAAGAATGCaccggcaacagcagcaccaatcGTCGCCgtcaaaaacaataacaaagcACCAATcggtggaggaggaggcggTGCGACGAGTGAGTCAACACCACCGTCTCCACCAGCCCGCAGTAAACATACGGCCGCAGCACTTAACGGTGTTGGTATTGGTGTTGCCGTCTCGAAGAACATGCAAAGCAACGGgggtgacgacgacgacggtacgCAATCTGCCGACCCGACGGCGGACGCGAAGACGACGAACGCACTCAAGAACGGCGTAGGTACGGTGCGCgatcaccaccaacaccacgacagcaacagcagcagcagcagtaacggCACGACACAGACAGCGGCAGCCGTAACGCCATCGGCTAAGCAGTCGGCTCCAGGGTCAGACGGTGGCAACGGCGGCAGTGGCCACCAACACAAGCACAACGGCAATACAGCACtggaggcagcagcagtaccgaGCGCCGCGTCATCGCCGACGACGGGAATTTGCGATTCGCCTTCGATCCAGCAGCTCACGACCAAGCTCGGCAGTCTACATCTGGCGACCTCTACGCCGACTGGCGCTGCGAACGGATCCGCCGTCTCGGTACAGGATCGCCGTAACCTCGAGTACGTAACGagcgacgaggaggaggacgacgacgaagacggCGAAGAAGGAAAGGGCGACAACGTGGACGGTGAGAACGAGCGTGGACGGCGCAGCAACAGCTCCCGGTCCTACCAGGTCAATCCCGAATCGAGCGAGAGCGAGGACGCACGCGACGGTGCGGCCAGTGGTGGCAGCGAGAACGAcgcggacgacgacgaggaagCTGAactcgacgacgacgaggagcgTTCGGTGCGGAAGATTTCACGCACCGCGATGGAGAACATTGCCCGCGCCGGTACTACGACGCAGTTCCGATTCAATGGCGCTGTCAAATCGTACCTGCCCGGCGGTGCGATGGGGAAGCCCGCCGCTCCCGCTCCGAGCACCAAGGCACCCGCGCCCCCGATCCCGATGTCCCGCGAGAGTCTCGCCGGCAAGGCTAACGGTGCttccacagcagcagcggtcCAGGCGATCGAGGTCAGCGGGCGCCTGCCGCCAGAGGGCGCCGCAAACAACAGTGTAAATggtgtcggtggtggtggcagtgcAAAACAACATAGCAGTGGTTCTACCGGTGCGCTATTGCAGCAGGGCGGTGTTGGCTCCGTTGGCTCGTCCAcggcaccatcaccaccttcCCTGACGCGGCGCGAGATCGAGAAGAATCAAATCAATCGCGAAAAGAGTGGTGAACCCGCggtgccagcagcagcggcgtcATCCGGCACCAATAGCATTAACGGTAGTGTggccagtggtggtggtgtgcaaGTGGCAAGtgcgaataataataataataatgctaaCAACGCGAATTCTAGTGGCgcgagtggtggtggtgcgaaaCAGACCAGTGCCGTCGACAGTACCACGTCGTTCGTGGCCAAATGGGGTACCGGTGGGGTGGTGGGGACCGGTGTAGCGGCGGTGGCCACTGCTGGACAGTCGTCGCCCCTGGCCGGGCTGGTGCCGGTGCGCAAAAAGACGAAACCGCCGCCGAGCCACCAGCAGGAGGGCACCAACACGATGGTGTTCAACTTTAGCGACCGCAAGGACGTGCCGGACTATATCGAGAACGATGGTGTCATCATCCGGCCACGCCCGAGAGAGCTGCCCAAG
- the LOC121588543 gene encoding E3 ubiquitin-protein ligase synoviolin A-like gives MDVICTICWDSLDSGRIYATTCGHIFHERCIVNWTMRSHCCPECRHEPTFPMRVIHFTWPEQLEAQEMQPSPDGQQDEANSSDQEHQPPVRKTVSTEDMFSCAGGEEEPERNTVEMTELTPPPPESSRASQQPIDGAELEGTSSEGCGVCGRFHYLLEKAIQLRNTIKEYEKAHRAGSSPPSPAASEHLKQALCSGPVAKRARQ, from the coding sequence ATGGATGTCATCTGCACCATCTGCTGGGATTCGCTGGACAGTGGGCGCATCTACGCCACCACGTGCGGGCACATCTTCCACGAGCGGTGCATCGTGAACTGGACGATGCGAAGCCACTGCTGCCCGGAGTGTCGTCACGAGCCGACCTTTCCGATGCGTGTGATACACTTCACCTGGCCGGAGCAACTCGAGGCCCAGGAAATGCAGCCATCGCCGGACGGGCAGCAGGATGAAGCGAACTCAAGCGACCAGGAACACCAGCCGCCGGTACGGAAAACCGTTTCCACGGAGGATATGTTCTCGTGCGCCGGTGGAGAAGAGGAACCGGAACGCAACACGGTCGAGATGACGGAGCTgacgccaccaccgccggagAGTTCTCGTGCCTCGCAGCAACCGATCGACGGCGCGGAGCTGGAAGGTACAAGTAGCGAAGGATGCGGCGTGTGTGGCCGCTTCCACTATTTGCTGGAGAAAGCGATCCAGCTCAGAAACACCATCAAGGAGTACGAAAAAGCGCACCGGGCAGGTTCTTCGCCCCCAAGCCCGGCGGCATCCGAACACCTGAAGCAGGCCCTCTGCTCGGGCCCAGTAGCCAAACGGGCACGGCAATAG
- the LOC121588263 gene encoding 39S ribosomal protein L17, mitochondrial: MNQAEVTKLMSQLRIAVRPRHRNLKNIDGPEGRLAKLRKTVTALVKHERIELNYQRADEARGYAERLISDAIRHGDCHKPTMEMADYWLLEKQLVHKLFKVLVPRFEEYKVSATRMYKAPKEYPGWYRKRAVLELRGNPYPALLPNQSNNRNLLHNVLMDEAKKDYRREKYAEIAAQIGTEAAVPGSGEQPKAV, encoded by the coding sequence ATGAATCAGGCGGAAGTAACGAAGCTGATGTCGCAGCTGCGAATTGCGGTCCGACCGCGGCACCGCAACCTCAAAAACATCGACGGACCGGAGGGCCGGCTGGCCAAGCTGCGCAAAACGGTGACGGCACTGGTGAAGCACGAGCGCATCGAACTCAACTACCAGCGGGCGGACGAGGCGCGCGGCTACGCGGAGCGGCTCATCTCGGACGCGATCCGGCACGGCGACTGCCACAAGCCGACGATGGAGATGGCCGACTACTGGCTGCTGGAGAAGCAGCTGGTGCACAAACTGTTCAAGGTGCTGGTGCCCCGGTTCGAGGAGTACAAGGTTTCCGCCACGCGTATGTACAAAGCCCCCAAGGAGTACCCGGGCTGGTACCGGAAGCGGGCGGTGCTGGAGCTCCGGGGCAACCCGTACCCGGCGTTGCTGCCCAACCAATCCAACAACCGGAACCTGCTGCACAACGTGCTGATGGACGAGGCGAAGAAGGACTACCGGCGGGAGAAGTATGCGGAAATAGCGGCACAGATCGGCACTGAGGCAGCGGTCCCTGGCAGCGGGGAGCAACCAAAGGCAGTTTAG